One window of the Emcibacter sp. genome contains the following:
- a CDS encoding glutathione S-transferase family protein translates to MYILHDNTESGNAYKVRLLLAQLGEPYRTIQYDVTNGETRTPEFLNRINSNGRIPVVEFPDGRFLAESNAILYYFAQGSDFFPTDRWDQAEVMRWMFFEQYSHEPFVAVAKFILTMLPPDSPRRADIPALHEKGYAALQIMEDRLQDHDYLVGDKYSIADIALFAYTHVAEMGEFDLSPYPAIRTWIKRITQTPGFIPMYPEDWKK, encoded by the coding sequence ATGTACATCCTCCACGACAATACCGAATCCGGGAATGCCTACAAGGTGCGGCTTCTGCTTGCTCAACTCGGCGAGCCCTACAGAACCATCCAGTATGATGTGACCAACGGCGAAACCCGCACGCCGGAGTTCCTGAACCGGATAAATTCCAATGGCCGCATTCCGGTGGTGGAGTTCCCGGACGGCCGCTTTCTCGCCGAATCCAACGCCATTCTCTATTATTTCGCGCAAGGGTCAGACTTTTTCCCGACCGACAGATGGGACCAGGCGGAAGTGATGCGCTGGATGTTTTTCGAGCAATACAGCCACGAACCCTTTGTCGCCGTGGCCAAATTCATCCTGACCATGCTGCCGCCGGACAGCCCGCGCCGGGCGGATATTCCCGCCCTGCATGAGAAGGGCTATGCGGCCCTGCAGATTATGGAAGACCGCTTGCAGGATCATGATTATCTGGTGGGGGATAAATATTCCATCGCCGATATCGCCCTGTTTGCCTATACCCATGTGGCGGAAATGGGCGAGTTCGACCTTTCCCCCTATCCGGCGATCAGGACCTGGATCAAGCGCATCACACAGACACCGGGTTTTATCCCCATGTATCCGGAGGACTGGAAGAAATGA
- a CDS encoding DUF6151 family protein, which yields MTDISLSCECGKTQGIARGISPDSGTRVVCYCDDCQAFARHLGREDSVLDPWGGTDIFQTAPAHIAITEGREYIRCLKLTPKGPYRWYAGCCNTPIANTGSASLPFAGMITAFMEIPADEERILGPVGWYLQGKYATKPLPPGRKIVGFPLSLLVQLFWNILVWKLKGLGKPTPFFDEDGTPVTEPELVQGRKEG from the coding sequence ATGACCGATATTTCACTAAGCTGCGAATGCGGAAAAACACAGGGTATAGCGCGGGGAATATCGCCCGACAGCGGGACCCGGGTTGTCTGTTATTGTGATGACTGTCAGGCCTTTGCCCGGCATCTGGGCCGGGAAGACAGCGTCCTCGACCCCTGGGGCGGCACGGATATTTTTCAGACGGCCCCGGCGCACATTGCCATCACCGAGGGCCGTGAATATATCCGCTGCCTGAAACTCACCCCCAAAGGCCCCTACCGTTGGTACGCGGGGTGCTGCAACACCCCGATTGCCAATACAGGGTCGGCATCCCTCCCCTTTGCCGGCATGATTACCGCCTTTATGGAGATCCCGGCGGATGAGGAGCGGATCCTCGGGCCTGTCGGCTGGTACCTGCAGGGAAAATATGCCACGAAACCGCTGCCGCCCGGACGCAAGATTGTCGGCTTTCCGCTAAGCCTTCTCGTGCAGCTGTTCTGGAACATCCTGGTCTGGAAGCTGAAAGGGCTCGGCAAACCGACACCCTTCTTTGATGAGGACGGCACACCGGTAACGGAACCGGAACTGGTTCAAGGTAGAAAAGAAGGATAA
- the mutY gene encoding A/G-specific adenine glycosylase: protein MSTVAEKDQLLEQGDDLADSLLDWYDSNARSLPWRIGPEEKAGGLKPDPYEVWLSEIMLQQTTVTTVKPYFEKFIAKWPTVTALANAELDDVLVEWAGLGYYARARNLYKCAQYVRDELGGIFPETSEELRKLTGIGPYTAAAIAAIVHDEQATVVDGNVERVMSRLFNVQTPLPDSRPELRELAESLTPSHRPGDYAQAVMDLGATICTPRALKCNGRCPWEEFCISAGLGTSEELPKRLKKAAKQTRRGFAFWGEFGGHAWLRRRPEEGLLGGMMEVPSTDWVPSNSWDNFPPPQVPIIANWREMPGVVSHTFTHFHLELKVIRLELEEMINLQEGVWAPLDRLDEFALPTVMKKIVDHVRAPVLDL, encoded by the coding sequence GTGAGCACAGTTGCGGAAAAAGACCAGCTTTTGGAACAGGGGGACGACCTTGCGGATTCCCTGCTGGATTGGTATGACAGCAACGCCCGCAGCCTGCCCTGGCGGATCGGCCCCGAGGAAAAGGCCGGCGGCCTGAAACCCGATCCTTACGAAGTCTGGCTCAGCGAAATCATGCTGCAGCAGACAACGGTTACCACCGTCAAACCCTATTTCGAAAAATTCATCGCCAAATGGCCGACCGTGACTGCGCTCGCCAATGCGGAACTGGATGATGTGCTGGTGGAATGGGCCGGCCTTGGGTATTACGCCCGGGCCCGAAACCTCTATAAATGTGCGCAATATGTGCGCGACGAACTGGGCGGCATTTTTCCCGAAACCTCCGAAGAACTGCGCAAGCTGACCGGCATCGGCCCCTATACCGCCGCCGCCATTGCCGCCATTGTTCATGATGAACAGGCCACCGTGGTCGACGGCAATGTGGAGCGGGTCATGTCCCGCCTGTTCAATGTGCAGACCCCCCTGCCCGACAGCCGGCCGGAACTCCGGGAACTTGCCGAAAGCCTGACTCCGTCGCACCGGCCCGGCGATTACGCCCAGGCGGTGATGGACCTGGGTGCGACCATCTGCACGCCCCGGGCGCTCAAATGCAACGGCCGCTGCCCGTGGGAGGAATTTTGTATTTCCGCCGGACTTGGCACCTCTGAGGAACTGCCGAAACGGCTCAAGAAAGCGGCCAAGCAAACCCGGCGCGGCTTTGCCTTCTGGGGAGAATTCGGTGGCCATGCCTGGCTCAGAAGGCGGCCCGAGGAAGGCCTGCTCGGCGGCATGATGGAAGTGCCCTCCACTGACTGGGTGCCAAGCAACAGCTGGGATAATTTCCCGCCGCCCCAGGTGCCGATCATCGCCAACTGGCGGGAAATGCCGGGCGTGGTCAGCCATACTTTCACTCACTTTCACCTGGAACTGAAGGTGATCCGCCTCGAGCTTGAGGAAATGATCAACCTGCAGGAAGGCGTCTGGGCGCCGCTCGACCGGCTGGATGAGTTCGCCCTGCCGACGGTGATGAAAAAAATCGTCGACCATGTCCGGGCTCCTGTTCTGGATCTGTAA
- a CDS encoding DUF3667 domain-containing protein, with the protein MQKEITADSDLAGDKIAGEIATDASYDDFRSCENCNSRLYGKYCASCGQKDVNFLRPVWMLMEDALGDLFSFDSRFYRTLHPLMFRPGYITREYLKGRRASFVPPFRQYLVISILFFLALVTSDIKLFETAAIDYDPMTGENLVLDNQAGDDQRARQADQATENSMVNPLSELGEEDRKELQDSVAELGIDKEKEAFWKEQLSRLIKGWNRISEDPTLMNKLMADWVPKVMFVLLPIYALIFKITYIFNRRYYFEHLVFSLHAHAFVFLLFTVMVLLYQYAAFTRPWLSWLLLYIPVYLLIAMKVVYGQGWTKTVLKACFIAMVYFMLLLSSIIPAIGYGLTRI; encoded by the coding sequence ATGCAAAAGGAAATTACAGCCGACAGTGACCTTGCAGGAGATAAGATCGCAGGAGAAATTGCAACAGACGCCAGCTACGATGACTTTCGCAGCTGTGAAAACTGCAATTCACGACTATATGGGAAATATTGCGCCAGTTGCGGCCAGAAAGACGTTAATTTCCTGCGTCCTGTCTGGATGCTTATGGAAGATGCCCTTGGCGACCTGTTTTCCTTCGATTCCCGTTTTTACCGGACCCTGCACCCGCTCATGTTTCGGCCCGGATATATCACACGGGAATATCTGAAAGGTCGGCGCGCCAGTTTTGTCCCTCCCTTCCGCCAGTATCTTGTCATCAGTATCCTGTTTTTCCTGGCCCTGGTGACCTCCGATATCAAGCTGTTTGAAACCGCCGCCATTGATTATGATCCCATGACCGGTGAGAACCTGGTGCTTGACAACCAGGCCGGTGACGACCAACGGGCCAGACAGGCAGATCAGGCCACGGAAAACAGCATGGTCAACCCCCTGTCCGAGCTCGGCGAGGAGGACCGGAAGGAACTGCAGGACAGCGTTGCAGAGTTGGGTATCGATAAAGAGAAGGAAGCCTTCTGGAAGGAACAGCTGAGCCGGCTGATCAAGGGATGGAACCGGATCTCCGAGGACCCGACCCTGATGAACAAGCTGATGGCCGACTGGGTGCCCAAAGTGATGTTCGTGCTGTTGCCGATCTATGCCCTGATTTTCAAGATCACCTATATTTTCAACCGCCGCTATTATTTCGAGCATCTGGTCTTTTCCCTGCATGCCCATGCCTTTGTCTTCCTGCTGTTCACCGTCATGGTGCTGCTTTACCAATATGCGGCATTCACCCGGCCCTGGCTTTCCTGGCTTCTGCTCTATATCCCGGTCTATCTGCTGATTGCCATGAAAGTGGTTTACGGCCAGGGCTGGACGAAAACAGTCCTCAAGGCCTGCTTCATCGCCATGGTTTATTTCATGCTTCTGCTCAGCAGCATCATCCCGGCCATCGGCTATGGCCTGACACGCATATGA
- a CDS encoding DUF721 domain-containing protein, with product MTEKRPEKSRRRGSGTQSISELARQVSRGSFRRYGFAQSEIVARWPEIVGPVLSGCSVPERLTFPRSESAGGTLYIRIEGSFAVEMQHLEELVLERINGFYGYRAVERLVYRHGPLPKRREQQSRAPVKLTDSQQKELDDLLSPLTDSGLQKALYRLGATVLVPEKPEKPMARRRFTRRGMGAAAPEKER from the coding sequence ATGACTGAGAAGCGACCAGAAAAAAGCCGACGACGGGGAAGTGGCACCCAATCTATATCGGAACTGGCCCGACAGGTGAGTCGGGGTTCCTTTCGACGTTATGGCTTTGCCCAGTCGGAAATTGTTGCCCGCTGGCCTGAAATCGTCGGGCCGGTCCTGTCCGGCTGCAGTGTCCCTGAACGTCTCACTTTTCCCCGCTCTGAATCTGCCGGCGGTACACTCTATATCCGCATAGAAGGCAGCTTTGCCGTCGAAATGCAGCATCTGGAGGAACTGGTGCTGGAGCGTATCAACGGTTTTTACGGATACCGGGCGGTGGAACGGCTGGTCTACAGGCACGGTCCGTTGCCGAAACGCCGTGAGCAACAGTCCCGCGCCCCGGTGAAATTGACCGATTCTCAGCAAAAAGAGCTTGATGACCTGCTGTCTCCGCTTACGGACAGCGGCCTGCAGAAGGCCCTTTACCGGCTCGGGGCAACGGTTCTGGTTCCGGAAAAGCCAGAAAAACCAATGGCGAGGCGTCGTTTTACCCGTCGGGGGATGGGGGCGGCAGCCCCCGAAAAAGAGCGTTAA
- a CDS encoding DsbA family protein translates to MTKQLNTLQNVISSLFLGLVLLMVPAVQKAMADEATPVLNYDIVLGDADAPVEVIEYASTTCPHCAHFSNEVWPDLEKKYVETGKVRYIFRHFMLNAIDMDASIISRCAAEKRYYPLLSLIFKKQNSWYQPKKYRELVDQYGQETGFKMFSSQTRDEVIKVARMAGVSQADADRCLADTAIRDYLINSYKEGIEKYEVNSTPTFIINGVKHEGGYNFEDFDKAISDALKK, encoded by the coding sequence ATGACAAAACAACTAAATACACTACAAAATGTAATCTCCAGCCTTTTCCTGGGTCTTGTTCTTCTGATGGTGCCGGCCGTGCAAAAGGCCATGGCGGACGAGGCAACCCCCGTTCTGAATTATGATATTGTCCTTGGTGATGCCGATGCGCCGGTGGAGGTTATCGAATATGCCTCGACCACCTGTCCCCATTGTGCTCATTTCAGCAATGAGGTCTGGCCCGATCTGGAAAAGAAATATGTCGAAACCGGCAAGGTCCGTTACATATTCCGCCATTTTATGCTGAATGCTATTGATATGGATGCCTCCATCATCAGCCGTTGCGCTGCCGAGAAGAGGTATTATCCGCTGCTTTCCCTGATCTTCAAAAAGCAGAACAGCTGGTACCAGCCGAAGAAATACCGTGAACTGGTTGATCAGTATGGCCAGGAAACCGGATTCAAGATGTTTTCCTCCCAGACACGGGATGAAGTAATCAAGGTCGCCCGTATGGCCGGCGTCAGCCAGGCAGATGCAGACCGCTGTCTTGCCGATACTGCTATCCGCGATTATCTGATCAATTCCTATAAGGAAGGGATCGAAAAATACGAAGTGAACAGCACCCCGACATTTATCATTAACGGCGTCAAGCACGAGGGGGGTTACAACTTCGAGGATTTTGACAAGGCGATCAGCGACGCATTGAAAAAGTGA
- the smc gene encoding chromosome segregation protein SMC yields MDFTRLRLSGFKSFVDPTELVIEKGLTGVVGPNGCGKSNLLEALRWVMGENSAKSMRGAGMDDVIFAGTDSRPSRNLAEVTLSLDNADRTAPSAFNDELQLEISRRIERESGSAYRLNGKDVRAKDVQLMFADASTGAHSPSLVSQGRIGALINAKPKQRRAVLEEAAGISGLHSRRKEAESKLRSAENNLERLGDLEIQIQDQIRNLKNQARQATRFKNVSREIRTLQALILYMEWRAIDGNMNKAGGEAREVLKLVSEISTELGRLNKEQAVLASRLPELRQKEAEIAAKLHRMVVQRDGLDGEEQRLHETQEKLKAQLEHIDQDEGREKSVIGDAAGTIERLTEERRQIRSDIEHQTDNVDQLSEELKTRQAATLEAEWKLEELTQKQAQRNAEKNNLLRDIEEAESRLASLNEQKETIEERVSRLESNNLFTRALSDAENRLSEAEKSVQIHRGKSTEAEDARQDWQQKEQEARAILQAHESRQARLHAEIEALEELLASSSEEGVVTILEKITVTEGFETALGAALDMDLEASEDEQDQVHWHNLPAFESAQSLPAGVDSLAGHVEAPAVLDRRLSQIGIVNSADEAQRLMKDLKPGQRLVTPAGGVWRWDGLCRSPEAPGVAAIRLSQKNRLEKVREDLSRKQQETHDARKQLHQMQEKLEQTKQTAREIRQAWREAEEKAASARRELTEAEKQATRHQSEESALRDRLGHMVEAFDEVEARRRQAKQALAELPEPVSLENDIRDTRQLVEEKRHALSEARLAHDTFLSRSSARHERLDQIETELGAWKIRVKDVEEHLNALIERRAKARTELAALEDRPGQIVEERRKLNSLIEEAEQERQAAAVTLAEAEEALATKDREIREVQARLAEQREQKVRLETSLEQYESQKEALLRRIDEEFGCQPGALREKAGLEPEQPFPDADDCHRKLDRLKGERERLGAVNLRAEEELQEIEATLTASISEREDLEQAIGKLKKAISDLNREGRARMLRAFDEVNAHFSELFTTLFGGGRAHLELTESDDPLDAGLEIMASPPGKKMQNLGLLSGGEQALTALSLIFAVFMTNPSPICVLDEVDAPLDDANVERFCDLLDEMIGKTSTRFLIVTHNAVTMSRMHRLFGVTMAERGVSQLVSVDLESAERMRDRVADSLLG; encoded by the coding sequence GTGGATTTTACAAGGCTCAGACTTTCAGGTTTTAAATCCTTTGTTGATCCGACGGAACTCGTGATCGAAAAGGGCCTGACCGGTGTGGTCGGCCCCAACGGTTGCGGTAAATCCAACCTGCTTGAGGCCCTGCGCTGGGTCATGGGTGAGAATTCCGCCAAAAGCATGCGCGGCGCCGGCATGGATGACGTGATCTTTGCCGGCACCGATTCCCGGCCTTCGCGAAATCTTGCCGAAGTGACCCTGTCGCTGGACAATGCGGACCGGACGGCGCCGTCCGCCTTCAATGATGAACTGCAGCTTGAAATTTCCCGCCGGATCGAGCGGGAAAGCGGCTCCGCCTACCGGCTCAACGGCAAGGATGTCCGGGCCAAGGACGTGCAGCTTATGTTTGCCGATGCCTCGACGGGTGCCCATTCGCCGTCCCTGGTCAGCCAGGGCCGGATCGGCGCCCTGATCAATGCCAAACCCAAACAGCGCCGTGCGGTGCTTGAGGAAGCAGCAGGGATCAGCGGTCTCCATTCCCGGCGCAAGGAAGCGGAAAGCAAACTCAGGTCTGCAGAAAATAACCTGGAACGCCTGGGTGATTTGGAAATCCAGATTCAGGACCAGATTCGCAACCTGAAAAACCAGGCCCGGCAGGCCACACGGTTCAAAAATGTCAGCCGCGAAATCCGTACCCTGCAGGCGCTGATTCTCTATATGGAATGGCGCGCCATTGACGGCAATATGAATAAGGCCGGGGGGGAAGCGCGGGAAGTTCTGAAACTTGTCTCTGAAATCAGCACCGAACTCGGCCGGCTGAACAAGGAACAGGCGGTGCTGGCATCCAGACTGCCGGAACTGCGTCAGAAAGAGGCGGAAATTGCCGCTAAACTGCACCGCATGGTGGTTCAGCGCGACGGACTGGACGGTGAAGAACAGCGCCTGCATGAAACCCAGGAAAAACTGAAGGCCCAGCTTGAGCATATCGATCAGGATGAAGGTCGCGAAAAATCTGTGATTGGTGATGCGGCAGGCACCATCGAGCGGCTGACCGAGGAGCGCCGCCAGATCCGGTCCGATATCGAACACCAGACAGACAATGTCGATCAGCTGTCGGAAGAACTGAAAACCAGGCAGGCCGCCACCCTTGAGGCCGAATGGAAGCTCGAGGAACTGACCCAGAAACAGGCCCAGCGCAACGCGGAAAAGAATAATCTGCTCAGGGATATAGAAGAGGCGGAAAGCCGTCTCGCCTCCCTCAATGAGCAGAAGGAAACCATTGAGGAACGGGTCAGTCGTCTGGAAAGCAACAACCTGTTCACCCGGGCCCTGTCCGACGCGGAAAATCGCCTGTCAGAAGCCGAGAAATCCGTGCAGATCCATCGGGGTAAATCCACCGAGGCAGAGGATGCGCGCCAGGACTGGCAGCAGAAGGAGCAGGAAGCCAGAGCCATCCTGCAGGCCCATGAATCGAGACAGGCGAGGCTGCATGCAGAGATAGAAGCCCTGGAGGAACTGCTGGCCTCTTCGTCCGAGGAAGGGGTGGTGACTATCCTTGAAAAAATAACGGTGACCGAGGGATTTGAAACCGCCCTTGGCGCCGCACTGGATATGGATCTTGAGGCCTCGGAAGATGAACAGGATCAGGTTCATTGGCATAATTTACCGGCATTCGAGAGTGCACAGTCGTTACCCGCCGGGGTCGACAGTCTTGCCGGTCATGTGGAAGCCCCGGCGGTCCTTGATCGACGCCTGTCGCAAATCGGTATTGTTAATTCTGCCGACGAGGCGCAGCGCCTGATGAAAGATCTGAAGCCCGGTCAACGGCTGGTCACCCCTGCCGGCGGTGTCTGGCGCTGGGACGGATTGTGCCGGTCGCCAGAAGCACCCGGGGTTGCGGCAATCCGTTTATCGCAGAAAAATCGCCTGGAAAAAGTGCGCGAGGATCTGTCCCGCAAGCAGCAGGAAACCCATGACGCCCGGAAACAGCTGCATCAGATGCAGGAAAAACTGGAGCAGACCAAACAGACGGCGCGGGAAATCCGTCAGGCCTGGCGCGAGGCCGAGGAAAAAGCTGCAAGCGCCCGCCGGGAACTGACAGAAGCAGAAAAACAGGCAACCCGCCATCAGTCCGAGGAAAGTGCACTCCGTGACCGGCTCGGTCATATGGTCGAAGCATTCGATGAGGTTGAGGCTCGCCGTCGTCAGGCAAAACAGGCGCTGGCGGAACTTCCGGAACCGGTCAGCCTGGAAAATGATATCCGTGATACCCGCCAGCTGGTGGAGGAAAAACGTCACGCCCTGTCGGAAGCCCGGCTTGCTCATGATACCTTTCTGTCCCGCAGTTCCGCCCGCCATGAACGGCTGGACCAGATCGAAACCGAACTGGGGGCCTGGAAAATCAGGGTCAAAGATGTCGAAGAACACCTCAATGCCCTGATCGAGCGGCGGGCCAAGGCGAGAACCGAACTTGCTGCGCTGGAGGACCGGCCGGGACAGATTGTCGAGGAACGGCGTAAACTGAACAGCCTGATCGAGGAAGCGGAACAGGAGCGTCAGGCCGCAGCCGTAACCCTGGCCGAGGCCGAGGAAGCCCTGGCGACCAAGGATCGGGAAATCAGGGAGGTGCAGGCGCGTCTGGCGGAACAGCGTGAGCAGAAAGTCCGTCTGGAAACCAGCCTTGAGCAGTATGAAAGCCAGAAAGAGGCACTATTACGGAGAATCGACGAGGAATTCGGCTGTCAGCCGGGCGCCCTGCGCGAAAAGGCAGGGCTCGAGCCGGAACAGCCCTTCCCCGATGCAGACGACTGTCATCGCAAACTGGACCGCCTCAAGGGGGAGCGGGAACGGCTTGGCGCCGTGAACCTGCGCGCCGAGGAAGAGTTGCAGGAAATTGAGGCGACGCTGACGGCCTCCATCAGTGAGCGCGAGGACCTGGAGCAGGCGATCGGCAAACTGAAGAAGGCCATTTCCGACCTGAACCGGGAAGGCCGGGCCCGTATGCTGCGGGCTTTTGATGAAGTCAACGCCCATTTCAGCGAACTTTTCACCACCCTTTTTGGCGGTGGCCGGGCCCATCTGGAACTGACAGAATCGGACGATCCGCTGGATGCGGGGCTGGAGATCATGGCCAGCCCGCCGGGCAAGAAGATGCAGAACCTGGGTCTACTTTCCGGCGGCGAACAGGCGCTGACAGCCCTGTCGCTGATTTTTGCGGTCTTTATGACCAACCCGTCGCCGATCTGTGTGCTGGACGAGGTCGATGCGCCGCTGGATGATGCCAATGTGGAGCGTTTCTGCGACCTTCTGGATGAAATGATTGGCAAAACCTCAACCCGATTCCTGATTGTAACCCATAATGCGGTGACCATGTCCCGCATGCACCGGTTGTTCGGGGTGACCATGGCGGAACGCGGCGTGTCCCAGCTTGTTTCTGTTGACCTTGAAAGCGCTGAAAGGATGCGCGATCGGGTGGCAGATTCTCTGCTGGGCTAG
- a CDS encoding AtpZ/AtpI family protein produces MSDDEQQSENRHQSLDDFSARLQAARKAQEVKESDGPAKANAYGSAVRLVSELVAGLVMGLLLGLFLDNWLGTGPWLLIVFLFLGVGAGIMNVLRAARKMQIDMQKGAGHESEKTD; encoded by the coding sequence GTGTCTGACGATGAACAGCAGTCAGAGAACCGGCATCAATCTCTGGATGACTTCAGCGCCCGCTTGCAGGCGGCCCGCAAGGCTCAGGAAGTGAAAGAGTCTGACGGCCCCGCAAAAGCAAACGCTTATGGTTCGGCGGTACGGCTTGTGTCAGAGCTGGTTGCCGGGCTGGTAATGGGACTGCTGCTCGGCCTGTTTCTGGATAACTGGTTGGGTACGGGTCCCTGGCTTTTGATTGTATTTTTATTCCTTGGCGTTGGTGCCGGGATTATGAATGTGCTCAGGGCGGCCAGAAAAATGCAGATAGATATGCAGAAGGGCGCCGGGCATGAAAGTGAAAAAACTGATTAA
- a CDS encoding F0F1 ATP synthase subunit A — protein MASPLSQFEIEEMVPLELAGYNISFTNSSLFMAVTLVLVSLFMLGGMRQASMVPGRWQVMVEMCYEFIAKMINDTAGSEGRRFFPFVLTLFMFILFANLIGMLPLSHVPGLPHIFTVTSHIAVTFAMALFVFLGVTVIGFVKHGIGFLKFFVPGDAPIALLPLLIVIEIVSYLSRPISLSVRLFANMVAGHTMLKVFGGFVVSLGALGGVLSLAGLVPFSFIVILTGLELLVACLQAYVFAVLTCIYLNDALHMH, from the coding sequence GTGGCCAGCCCGCTCTCGCAGTTTGAAATTGAAGAAATGGTTCCGCTGGAACTTGCCGGATACAATATCTCTTTCACCAATTCATCGCTTTTTATGGCCGTTACCCTGGTTCTGGTCAGCCTGTTTATGCTAGGCGGCATGCGTCAGGCTTCCATGGTGCCGGGACGTTGGCAGGTCATGGTGGAAATGTGTTATGAATTCATCGCCAAGATGATCAATGACACCGCCGGTTCCGAAGGACGGCGCTTTTTCCCGTTTGTACTGACCCTGTTCATGTTCATTCTGTTTGCCAATCTGATCGGCATGCTGCCGCTGTCGCATGTGCCCGGGTTGCCACATATCTTTACGGTTACCAGCCATATCGCCGTGACCTTCGCCATGGCCCTGTTTGTGTTCCTGGGTGTGACCGTTATCGGCTTTGTCAAGCATGGCATCGGATTCCTGAAATTCTTCGTGCCCGGTGATGCGCCGATCGCCCTGCTGCCGCTGCTTATTGTGATTGAGATCGTATCCTATCTCTCACGTCCCATCAGCCTGTCTGTTCGTCTGTTTGCCAACATGGTGGCTGGACATACCATGCTGAAAGTGTTCGGCGGCTTTGTCGTCAGCCTCGGCGCTCTTGGTGGCGTTCTGAGCCTGGCGGGCCTGGTGCCGTTCTCCTTTATTGTGATCCTGACGGGTCTGGAACTTCTGGTGGCCTGTCTGCAGGCCTATGTGTTCGCGGTCCTGACATGTATCTATCTGAATGACGCTCTGCACATGCACTAG
- a CDS encoding F0F1 ATP synthase subunit C: protein MEVEAAKMIGAGLACSALIGAGIGIGTIFGNYVSAAIRNPSAAGPVFGQAMLGFALAEATGLFGLVIAFIILFV from the coding sequence ATGGAAGTCGAAGCTGCAAAAATGATTGGTGCCGGTCTGGCCTGTTCTGCTCTGATTGGTGCCGGTATCGGTATCGGTACAATCTTTGGTAACTATGTTTCTGCTGCGATCCGCAATCCTTCTGCTGCCGGCCCGGTTTTCGGTCAGGCCATGCTCGGATTTGCTCTTGCTGAAGCTACAGGCCTGTTCGGTCTGGTTATTGCCTTCATCATCCTGTTCGTATAA